A stretch of Lathyrus oleraceus cultivar Zhongwan6 chromosome 6, CAAS_Psat_ZW6_1.0, whole genome shotgun sequence DNA encodes these proteins:
- the LOC127098201 gene encoding transcriptional corepressor SEUSS isoform X2 has protein sequence MVPPGPPTPIGGAQSASPSLMRSNSGMMGGQGGQASFPSLVSQRNQYNNMNMLGNMSNVASMMNQSFSNGIPNSGLGGLGNSQRGGMDTGAEQDPLSGVGNGMGFGNPSSSFGQSNMANSGSSGQGQGQGQQFSNPSGNQLLSDQQHSQQLDAQNFQHGQQQSAQQFSAPMNSQQQQHQQQQHFQSMRGGIGGIGPVKMEPQGNNDQFGQQLPSLRNLAQVKLEPQQLQSMRGMAPVKMEPQHSDQPFLHQQQQQQQQQLLHMSRQTSQATAAQMNLLQQQRLLQYQQQQQHQQQQLLKSMPQQQRSQLPQQFQQQNMPIRSPVKPAYEPGMCARRLTHYMYQQQHRPEDNNIDFWRKFVAEYFAPNAKKKWCVSMYGSGRQTTGVFPQDIWHCEICNRKPGRGFEATAEVLPRLFKIKYESGTLEELLYVDMPREYHNSSGQIVLDYAKAIQESVFEQLRVVRDGQLRIVFSPDLKICSWEFCARRHEELIPRRLLIPQVSQLGAVAQKYQACTQNAAPNLSIPELQNNCNLFVASARQLAKALEVPLVNDLGYTKRYVRCLQISEVVNSMKDLIDYSRETGTGPMDSLSKFPRRTSNSSALHSQAQQSEDQLQQQQQHMASHNSNGDQNSVQAAAMQIPSNNGVANVNNNVNSASASTTTSTIVGLLHQNSMNARQQNSMNNASSPYGGITSANHMGTANSPANISLQQQNQTSISGEGDPSNDAQNSVQKIIHEMMMSSQMNGTGGMVGANSLGNDMKNVNGILPGSTNTGLNGGNGMMGNGGVNSNPGVGGYGTMGLGPSGLPNGMRPGMGNNSVMNGRGGMTSLTREQAMNHQQDLSSQLLSGLGAVNGFNNLQFD, from the exons ATGGTGCCTCCGGGGCCACCCACTCCTATTGGTGGTGCCCAATCTGCGTCGCCTTCACTTATGAGATCGAATTCGGGGATGATGGGGGGTCAAGGTGGACAAGCTTCATTTCCTTCGCTGGTTTCTCAGCGAAATCAGTATAATAACATGAACATGTTAGGCAACATGTCTAATGTTGCTTCCATGATGAATCAGTCTTTTTCCAATGGGATTCCGAACTCGGGACTCGGTGGATTGGGAAATAGTCAACGGGGTGGTATGGATACTGGGGCTGAACAGGACCCTTTGTCTGGTGTTGGCAATGGAATGGGATTTGGTAATCCTTCCTCGTCGTTTGGGCAATCAAATATGGCTAACTCTGGTTCATCTGGTCAAGGACAAGGTCAGGGTCAGCAATTTTCAAACCCTTCTGGTAACCAGTTGCTGTCGGATCAACAGCATTCCCAACAACTCGACGCCCAAAATTTCCAGCATGGTCAGCAGCAGTCAGCGCAGCAGTTTTCGGCTCCAATGAActctcaacaacaacaacatcagcaacaacaacattttcaatcCATGCGGGGAGGTATAGGTGGCATTGGACCTGTGAAGATGGAGCCTCAGGGAAACAACGATCAGTTTGGGCAGCAGTTGCCATCACTGAGGAATCTTGCTCAGGTGAAATTGGAACCGCAACAACTTCAATCAATGAGAGGTATGGCACCTGTAAAAATGGAGCCCCAGCATAGTGATCAACCATTTTTGcatcaacagcaacaacagcagcagcaacaactCCTCCACATGTCAAGGCAAACCTCTCAGGCTACTGCTGCACAGATGAATCTTTTGCAACAGCAGAGACTTTtgcaatatcaacaacagcagcaacatCAGCAGCAGCAACTCTTAAAGTCAATGCCTCAGCAGCAACGGTCCCAGCTACCGCAACAGTTTCAGCAGCAGAATATGCCTATAAGGTCTCCTGTGAAACCAGCATATGAACCTGGGATGTGTGCTAGGCGGCTGACACATTACATGTATCAGCAACAACATAGACCCGAA GATAACAACATTGATTTCTGGAGGAAATTTGTTGCCGAGTATTTTGCTCCTAATGCCAAAAAGAAGTGGTGCGTTTCCATGTATGGAAGTGGCAGACAAACAACTGGAGTTTTCCCTCAG GATATATGGCACTGTGAAATATGTAACCGCAAACCTGGTCGTGGGTTTG aGGCAACTGCTGAAGTTCTTCCCAGGCTTTTCAAAATAAAGTATGAAAGTGGTACTTTAGAAGAGCTCTTGTATGTTGACATGCCTCGTGAATATCATAATTCCTCTGGCCAGATTGTTCTAGATTATgccaaagcaatacaagaaaGTGTTTTTGAGCAACTCCGCGTTGTCCGGGATGGCCAACTTCGAATAGTTTTCTCTCCAGACCTGAAG ATATGTTCTTGGGAATTTTGTGCTCGGCGTCATGAAGAGCTCATCCCCAGAAGATTGTTAATTCCTCAG GTTAGTCAGCTTGGAGCAGTTGCTCAAAAATATCAGGCATGTACACAAAATGCAGCACCCAATCTATCCATTCCAGAGTTACAAAATAATTGCAATTT GTTTGTTGCATCAGCCCGTCAGTTGGCAAAAGCCTTGGAAGTTCCATTGGTTAATGATTTAGGATACACAAAGAGATATGTGCGGTGCCTACAA ATATCAGAAGTGGTAAATAGTATGAAAGACTTGATAGATTATAGCAGAGAAACAGGAACTGGACCTATGG ACAGCTTGTCCAAATTCCCTCGGAGAACAAGTAATTCATCTGCACTTCATAGTCAGGCGCAACAGTCTGAAGATCAATTACAGCAGCAACAACAGCATATGGCGTCCCATAACTCAAATGGTGATCAGAACTCTGTGCAAGCTGCTGCCATGCAAATTCCTTCTAACAATGGTGTGGCAAATGTAAATAACAATGTCAATTCAGCATCTGCATCGACTACCACAAGCACCATTGTTGGACTTCTCCACCAGAACTCTATGAATGCTAGGCAGCAAAATTCAATGAACAATGCAAGCAGTCCATATGGAG GCATAACATCTGCAAATCACATGGGTACAGCAAACTCACCAGCTAATATTTCCTTGCAACAACAAAACCAGACGTCTATTTCTGGTGAAGGTGACCCTAGTAACGATGCACAGAACTCGGTCCAGAAAATCATTCATGAGATGATGATGTCCTCCCAGATGAACGGAACAGGCGGAATGGTAGGTGCCAATTCTCTTGGAAATGACATGAAGAATGTAAATGGTATCCTACCAGGGAGTACTAACACTGGCCTCAACGGTGGCAATGGCATGATGGGTAATGGAGGTGTGAACAGTAATCCTGGTGTCGGGGGTTATGGCACAATGGGTCTTGGTCCATCTGGTTTACCCAATGGAATGAGGCCAGGAATGGGAAATAATTCAGTCATGAACGGGAGAGGAGGAATGACATCGCTTACTCGGGAACAGGCTATGAATCATCAACAGGACTTGTCAAGCCAACTACTTAGTGGGTTAGGAGCAGTAAATGGTTTCAATAATCTTCAATTTGATTAG
- the LOC127098201 gene encoding transcriptional corepressor SEUSS isoform X1 — translation MVPPGPPTPIGGAQSASPSLMRSNSGMMGGQGGQASFPSLVSQRNQYNNMNMLGNMSNVASMMNQSFSNGIPNSGLGGLGNSQRGGMDTGAEQDPLSGVGNGMGFGNPSSSFGQSNMANSGSSGQGQGQGQQFSNPSGNQLLSDQQHSQQLDAQNFQHGQQQSAQQFSAPMNSQQQQHQQQQHFQSMRGGIGGIGPVKMEPQGNNDQFGQQLPSLRNLAQVKLEPQQLQSMRGMAPVKMEPQHSDQPFLHQQQQQQQQQLLHMSRQTSQATAAQMNLLQQQRLLQYQQQQQHQQQQLLKSMPQQQRSQLPQQFQQQNMPIRSPVKPAYEPGMCARRLTHYMYQQQHRPEDNNIDFWRKFVAEYFAPNAKKKWCVSMYGSGRQTTGVFPQDIWHCEICNRKPGRGFEATAEVLPRLFKIKYESGTLEELLYVDMPREYHNSSGQIVLDYAKAIQESVFEQLRVVRDGQLRIVFSPDLKICSWEFCARRHEELIPRRLLIPQVSQLGAVAQKYQACTQNAAPNLSIPELQNNCNLFVASARQLAKALEVPLVNDLGYTKRYVRCLQISEVVNSMKDLIDYSRETGTGPMDSLSKFPRRTSNSSALHSQAQQSEDQLQQQQQHMASHNSNGDQNSVQAAAMQIPSNNGVANVNNNVNSASASTTTSTIVGLLHQNSMNARQQNSMNNASSPYGGNSSHIPSPGSCNTVPQTQPNSSPFHSPTPSSSNNPQNSHPGITSANHMGTANSPANISLQQQNQTSISGEGDPSNDAQNSVQKIIHEMMMSSQMNGTGGMVGANSLGNDMKNVNGILPGSTNTGLNGGNGMMGNGGVNSNPGVGGYGTMGLGPSGLPNGMRPGMGNNSVMNGRGGMTSLTREQAMNHQQDLSSQLLSGLGAVNGFNNLQFD, via the exons ATGGTGCCTCCGGGGCCACCCACTCCTATTGGTGGTGCCCAATCTGCGTCGCCTTCACTTATGAGATCGAATTCGGGGATGATGGGGGGTCAAGGTGGACAAGCTTCATTTCCTTCGCTGGTTTCTCAGCGAAATCAGTATAATAACATGAACATGTTAGGCAACATGTCTAATGTTGCTTCCATGATGAATCAGTCTTTTTCCAATGGGATTCCGAACTCGGGACTCGGTGGATTGGGAAATAGTCAACGGGGTGGTATGGATACTGGGGCTGAACAGGACCCTTTGTCTGGTGTTGGCAATGGAATGGGATTTGGTAATCCTTCCTCGTCGTTTGGGCAATCAAATATGGCTAACTCTGGTTCATCTGGTCAAGGACAAGGTCAGGGTCAGCAATTTTCAAACCCTTCTGGTAACCAGTTGCTGTCGGATCAACAGCATTCCCAACAACTCGACGCCCAAAATTTCCAGCATGGTCAGCAGCAGTCAGCGCAGCAGTTTTCGGCTCCAATGAActctcaacaacaacaacatcagcaacaacaacattttcaatcCATGCGGGGAGGTATAGGTGGCATTGGACCTGTGAAGATGGAGCCTCAGGGAAACAACGATCAGTTTGGGCAGCAGTTGCCATCACTGAGGAATCTTGCTCAGGTGAAATTGGAACCGCAACAACTTCAATCAATGAGAGGTATGGCACCTGTAAAAATGGAGCCCCAGCATAGTGATCAACCATTTTTGcatcaacagcaacaacagcagcagcaacaactCCTCCACATGTCAAGGCAAACCTCTCAGGCTACTGCTGCACAGATGAATCTTTTGCAACAGCAGAGACTTTtgcaatatcaacaacagcagcaacatCAGCAGCAGCAACTCTTAAAGTCAATGCCTCAGCAGCAACGGTCCCAGCTACCGCAACAGTTTCAGCAGCAGAATATGCCTATAAGGTCTCCTGTGAAACCAGCATATGAACCTGGGATGTGTGCTAGGCGGCTGACACATTACATGTATCAGCAACAACATAGACCCGAA GATAACAACATTGATTTCTGGAGGAAATTTGTTGCCGAGTATTTTGCTCCTAATGCCAAAAAGAAGTGGTGCGTTTCCATGTATGGAAGTGGCAGACAAACAACTGGAGTTTTCCCTCAG GATATATGGCACTGTGAAATATGTAACCGCAAACCTGGTCGTGGGTTTG aGGCAACTGCTGAAGTTCTTCCCAGGCTTTTCAAAATAAAGTATGAAAGTGGTACTTTAGAAGAGCTCTTGTATGTTGACATGCCTCGTGAATATCATAATTCCTCTGGCCAGATTGTTCTAGATTATgccaaagcaatacaagaaaGTGTTTTTGAGCAACTCCGCGTTGTCCGGGATGGCCAACTTCGAATAGTTTTCTCTCCAGACCTGAAG ATATGTTCTTGGGAATTTTGTGCTCGGCGTCATGAAGAGCTCATCCCCAGAAGATTGTTAATTCCTCAG GTTAGTCAGCTTGGAGCAGTTGCTCAAAAATATCAGGCATGTACACAAAATGCAGCACCCAATCTATCCATTCCAGAGTTACAAAATAATTGCAATTT GTTTGTTGCATCAGCCCGTCAGTTGGCAAAAGCCTTGGAAGTTCCATTGGTTAATGATTTAGGATACACAAAGAGATATGTGCGGTGCCTACAA ATATCAGAAGTGGTAAATAGTATGAAAGACTTGATAGATTATAGCAGAGAAACAGGAACTGGACCTATGG ACAGCTTGTCCAAATTCCCTCGGAGAACAAGTAATTCATCTGCACTTCATAGTCAGGCGCAACAGTCTGAAGATCAATTACAGCAGCAACAACAGCATATGGCGTCCCATAACTCAAATGGTGATCAGAACTCTGTGCAAGCTGCTGCCATGCAAATTCCTTCTAACAATGGTGTGGCAAATGTAAATAACAATGTCAATTCAGCATCTGCATCGACTACCACAAGCACCATTGTTGGACTTCTCCACCAGAACTCTATGAATGCTAGGCAGCAAAATTCAATGAACAATGCAAGCAGTCCATATGGAGGTAATTCTTCCCATATTCCATCCCCAGGTTCATGCAATACAGTGCCACAAACGCAACCAAACTCGTCCCCTTTTCATTCACCGACACCGTCCTCCTCTAACAACCCACAAAATTCTCACCCAGGCATAACATCTGCAAATCACATGGGTACAGCAAACTCACCAGCTAATATTTCCTTGCAACAACAAAACCAGACGTCTATTTCTGGTGAAGGTGACCCTAGTAACGATGCACAGAACTCGGTCCAGAAAATCATTCATGAGATGATGATGTCCTCCCAGATGAACGGAACAGGCGGAATGGTAGGTGCCAATTCTCTTGGAAATGACATGAAGAATGTAAATGGTATCCTACCAGGGAGTACTAACACTGGCCTCAACGGTGGCAATGGCATGATGGGTAATGGAGGTGTGAACAGTAATCCTGGTGTCGGGGGTTATGGCACAATGGGTCTTGGTCCATCTGGTTTACCCAATGGAATGAGGCCAGGAATGGGAAATAATTCAGTCATGAACGGGAGAGGAGGAATGACATCGCTTACTCGGGAACAGGCTATGAATCATCAACAGGACTTGTCAAGCCAACTACTTAGTGGGTTAGGAGCAGTAAATGGTTTCAATAATCTTCAATTTGATTAG